A region of Neotabrizicola shimadae DNA encodes the following proteins:
- a CDS encoding sigma-54-dependent transcriptional regulator, whose protein sequence is MLEGRRIVLVEDDEIMGASLVQRLELEGAEVHWHRHILRALPAIRTPRKPVDAVICDIRLPDGTGEDLYETLTRTGHPPPFLFITGQGSIDQAVRLIRSGALDYIAKPFDIGQFLTRLTQVMQPRADQEMPPETGISDAARAVDRQVSDAAGRASPVLLRGGPGLGKLRLARRIHDHSDRRAAPAIILDALAGPVENETLARAIVDVGEGSLIIVGIGRLPSDCQDLLLARLRERDFRLIATAGLRLEEKGADHFRSDLQSLLTSHEIVIPALAERPEDAVWLAARLFPAMNARRASPLTGIAASAEETIRAHEWPGNGRELRARLLRAVEAAVGDLVLTSDLFPERAGDAGLRSLAEVRDAAERSQIAAALERTGGQVGEAAKLLRVSRTTLWEKMQKLGL, encoded by the coding sequence GGACGACGAAATCATGGGGGCATCGCTCGTGCAGCGTCTGGAGCTGGAGGGCGCCGAGGTTCACTGGCACCGCCATATCCTGCGCGCCCTGCCCGCGATCCGTACGCCCAGAAAGCCGGTCGATGCCGTTATCTGCGATATCCGGCTGCCAGATGGAACGGGCGAAGACCTCTACGAGACCCTGACAAGGACCGGACACCCACCGCCGTTCCTGTTCATCACGGGACAGGGGTCAATTGATCAGGCGGTGCGTCTGATCCGGTCCGGCGCGTTGGATTACATCGCCAAGCCCTTCGACATCGGCCAGTTCCTGACCCGCCTGACCCAGGTGATGCAGCCGCGCGCCGATCAGGAAATGCCCCCCGAAACCGGAATTTCCGACGCAGCCCGAGCAGTCGACCGACAAGTGAGCGATGCGGCAGGCCGCGCTTCACCTGTTCTCCTGCGGGGTGGCCCAGGGCTTGGTAAACTCCGGCTTGCTCGGCGCATTCACGATCATTCCGACCGACGCGCCGCCCCTGCAATCATCCTCGACGCCTTGGCAGGGCCAGTTGAAAACGAGACGCTCGCTCGGGCCATCGTCGATGTCGGTGAGGGAAGCCTGATCATTGTCGGCATTGGTCGCCTCCCTTCGGATTGCCAAGACCTCCTGCTGGCCAGACTCAGAGAAAGAGACTTCCGGCTCATCGCGACAGCTGGGTTGCGACTTGAGGAAAAGGGGGCTGATCATTTTCGGTCCGACCTTCAGTCGCTCCTTACGTCCCATGAAATTGTCATCCCGGCTCTGGCCGAGCGGCCGGAAGATGCCGTCTGGCTTGCGGCCCGGCTTTTTCCCGCGATGAATGCCCGCAGGGCAAGTCCGCTGACCGGGATTGCCGCTTCCGCAGAAGAGACCATCCGGGCGCATGAGTGGCCAGGCAATGGTCGCGAGCTGCGCGCCAGATTGCTGCGCGCTGTCGAGGCTGCAGTTGGTGATCTTGTGCTGACATCGGACCTGTTTCCAGAGCGCGCCGGAGATGCCGGGCTACGATCCCTTGCCGAGGTGCGAGATGCGGCCGAGCGGTCACAGATCGCGGCCGCACTGGAGAGAACCGGGGGCCAGGTCGGCGAGGCGGCAAAGCTTCTGCGGGTCTCCCGGACCACGCTGTGGGAGAAGATGCAGAAGCTTGGTCTTTGA